In the Variovorax sp. S12S4 genome, one interval contains:
- the xylF gene encoding D-xylose ABC transporter substrate-binding protein: MQLKHTLAAMAFGLTAVSALAQTVVGVSWSNFQEERWKTDEAAIKAQLEKLGAKYISADAGGSPEKQLGDIEGLMSKGAKALIVLAMDKDAILPAITKATRQKVPVVAYDRLIEAPGVFYITFDNVEVGRMEAREVFKVKPKGNYVIIKGSPSDPNADFLRAGQQEVLDAAVKKGDIKIVGDEYTEGWKPEVAQKNMEQILTKVGNKVDAVVAANDGTAGGAVAALTAKGLRGIPVSGQDADFAALNRIALGTQTATIFKDSRELGREAASAAIALSQGKPVEKAAPWNSGPKKISLSSRLLTPVPVTRDNLDVVVKAGWIKKDELCKGVPAASAPAACK, translated from the coding sequence ATGCAACTCAAGCACACCTTGGCCGCCATGGCCTTCGGCCTCACCGCAGTGAGCGCATTGGCCCAGACCGTGGTCGGCGTGAGCTGGTCCAACTTCCAGGAAGAGCGATGGAAGACGGACGAGGCTGCCATCAAGGCCCAGCTCGAGAAGCTCGGCGCCAAGTACATCAGCGCCGATGCGGGTGGTTCGCCTGAAAAGCAGCTGGGCGATATCGAGGGGCTGATGTCCAAGGGGGCCAAGGCGCTCATCGTGCTTGCGATGGACAAGGACGCGATCCTGCCCGCCATCACCAAGGCCACGCGCCAGAAGGTGCCCGTGGTGGCGTATGACCGGTTGATCGAAGCGCCCGGCGTCTTCTACATCACGTTCGACAACGTCGAGGTCGGCCGCATGGAGGCGCGCGAGGTGTTCAAGGTCAAGCCCAAGGGCAACTACGTGATCATCAAGGGCTCGCCGAGCGACCCGAACGCGGACTTTTTGCGTGCGGGCCAGCAGGAGGTGCTGGACGCCGCCGTGAAGAAGGGCGACATCAAGATCGTCGGCGACGAATACACCGAAGGCTGGAAGCCCGAGGTCGCGCAAAAGAACATGGAGCAGATCCTCACCAAGGTCGGCAACAAGGTCGACGCGGTGGTGGCAGCGAACGATGGCACCGCCGGCGGTGCGGTGGCCGCGCTCACGGCCAAGGGCCTGCGCGGCATTCCGGTGTCGGGCCAGGACGCCGACTTTGCGGCGCTCAACCGCATTGCACTGGGCACGCAGACCGCCACCATCTTCAAGGACTCGCGCGAGCTCGGACGCGAGGCCGCCAGCGCTGCCATCGCACTGTCGCAAGGCAAGCCGGTCGAAAAGGCCGCGCCCTGGAATTCCGGGCCGAAGAAGATCTCGCTCTCGTCGCGCCTGCTCACGCCGGTGCCAGTC
- a CDS encoding VOC family protein: MSAMNAPHERIPFHLAFPVRDIAEARAFYGNLLGCPEGRSAPEWVDFDFYGHQIVAHLAPDECGHKASSAVDGHDVPVRHFGAILPMDRWQAMADKLVARQTRFVIEPYIRFKGEPGEQATMFFLDPSGNAIEMKSFANLDSLFAV; the protein is encoded by the coding sequence ATGTCCGCCATGAACGCTCCCCACGAAAGAATCCCTTTTCACCTGGCTTTTCCGGTCCGCGACATTGCCGAAGCGCGTGCGTTCTATGGCAATCTGCTCGGATGCCCCGAGGGCCGCAGTGCGCCCGAATGGGTCGACTTCGATTTCTACGGCCACCAGATCGTGGCGCACCTCGCCCCCGACGAATGCGGCCACAAGGCCAGCAGCGCGGTGGACGGGCACGACGTGCCCGTGCGCCATTTCGGCGCCATTCTTCCAATGGACAGGTGGCAGGCCATGGCCGACAAGCTCGTCGCGCGGCAAACCAGGTTCGTGATCGAGCCCTACATCCGCTTCAAGGGCGAGCCGGGCGAACAGGCAACGATGTTCTTTCTCGACCCCTCGGGCAACGCCATCGAAATGAAGTCGTTCGCGAATCTGGATTCGCTGTTCGCCGTTTGA
- a CDS encoding amino acid ABC transporter substrate-binding protein, whose product MKTPLLIASAAAAALLLSTANASAQTDTLKKIKESGAITMGVRDASGAMSFTLGPGSYTGFHVEVCERVIADIRKALQLEKINVKYQLVTPQNRIALVQNGTVDIECGTTTNNTARQKDVAFAPTLYVEGVRIAVKAASGIASPAQLAGKAVAATTGTTSVQILRKLKRDGAGEIAEVLAKDNSEGFLLLESGRVDGFAADGQILATLISKSREPAQYRLLDQVLSVEPIAIMLPKGDAAFKKLVDQSVVSLARSGEAARIYDKWFVQPIPPHNSKVGLPASALTKAAWANPTDKPMEEYEAR is encoded by the coding sequence ATGAAAACTCCTTTGCTCATCGCGAGCGCCGCTGCTGCGGCTCTGCTGCTTTCGACGGCGAACGCTTCTGCGCAAACCGACACCTTGAAGAAGATCAAGGAATCCGGTGCCATCACCATGGGCGTGCGGGACGCTTCGGGCGCCATGTCCTTCACGCTCGGGCCAGGCAGCTACACGGGCTTTCATGTCGAAGTCTGCGAGCGTGTCATCGCGGACATCCGAAAGGCGCTGCAGCTCGAAAAGATCAATGTGAAGTACCAGCTGGTCACGCCGCAGAACCGCATTGCCCTGGTGCAGAACGGAACGGTCGACATCGAGTGCGGCACCACGACCAACAACACGGCGCGGCAGAAAGACGTGGCGTTTGCGCCCACGCTCTACGTCGAAGGAGTTCGCATCGCCGTCAAGGCAGCTTCCGGCATTGCTTCCCCGGCCCAGCTTGCCGGCAAGGCCGTGGCCGCGACAACGGGCACCACGTCTGTGCAAATCCTGCGAAAGCTCAAGCGCGATGGTGCGGGCGAAATTGCGGAGGTGCTGGCCAAGGACAACAGCGAGGGCTTCCTGCTGCTCGAATCGGGCCGCGTGGACGGCTTTGCGGCCGATGGCCAGATTCTTGCCACGCTGATCTCCAAGAGCAGGGAGCCGGCGCAGTACAGGCTGCTCGACCAGGTGCTCAGCGTGGAGCCGATTGCAATCATGCTTCCGAAGGGCGACGCGGCATTCAAGAAGCTCGTCGACCAGAGCGTGGTGTCGCTCGCCAGGAGCGGAGAGGCCGCGCGCATCTACGACAAGTGGTTTGTGCAGCCTATTCCGCCCCACAACTCGAAGGTCGGCCTGCCGGCAAGCGCACTGACCAAGGCCGCTTGGGCGAACCCGACCGACAAGCCGATGGAAGAGTACGAGGCGCGGTAA
- a CDS encoding LysR family transcriptional regulator gives MINELRTFIAVCRHGTFAAAGERIGLTQSAVSSQIKRLEEALGFELFDRTGRSATLNAAGETTLTRAEEICTLYAKLGELPEEAAHGGLLRIGAIASTQSTLLARALASLRKELPQLRVHVSPGVSMRLMDDLDAGVIDAAVIIRPPFGILPDLTWQSLVHEPYVLIAPRKMPGKDWRTLIQEQPFLRYDRASFGGRMVERFLRREGIVVNDSIELDEIPGLIHMTSKGLGVALVPLVEAHLPLPASVRVLSLGELTFYREVGLLQRKPRASPPIVGRLAQCLQEAAEATETRRG, from the coding sequence ATGATCAACGAGCTCAGAACCTTCATTGCCGTGTGCCGACACGGCACGTTTGCCGCCGCGGGCGAGCGCATCGGCCTGACGCAATCGGCCGTCAGCAGCCAGATCAAGCGGCTCGAAGAGGCGTTGGGATTCGAGCTCTTCGACAGGACGGGCCGGTCGGCCACCTTGAACGCGGCGGGCGAGACGACGCTGACACGCGCGGAAGAAATCTGCACGCTCTATGCAAAGCTCGGCGAACTGCCGGAGGAAGCCGCCCATGGCGGACTGCTGCGGATCGGCGCCATCGCCTCGACCCAATCGACGCTGCTCGCGCGGGCGCTTGCCAGCCTGCGCAAGGAGCTTCCGCAACTTCGCGTGCATGTGTCGCCCGGCGTGTCGATGCGGCTGATGGACGACCTGGACGCCGGTGTCATCGACGCGGCGGTGATCATCAGGCCGCCCTTCGGCATTCTTCCGGACCTGACGTGGCAATCGCTGGTGCATGAGCCGTACGTGCTCATTGCACCCAGGAAAATGCCGGGGAAAGACTGGCGCACCCTCATCCAGGAGCAACCGTTCCTGCGCTACGACCGCGCATCGTTCGGCGGACGCATGGTGGAACGGTTCCTGCGCCGCGAAGGCATAGTGGTCAACGACTCGATCGAGCTCGACGAAATTCCGGGGCTCATCCACATGACATCGAAGGGGCTGGGCGTTGCCCTGGTGCCGCTGGTCGAGGCGCACCTTCCGCTGCCTGCGAGCGTTCGCGTGCTCTCGCTCGGCGAGCTCACGTTCTACAGGGAGGTGGGCCTTCTCCAACGAAAGCCGCGAGCCAGTCCGCCCATCGTGGGACGGCTCGCGCAGTGCCTGCAAGAAGCGGCCGAGGCAACCGAGACGCGTCGGGGGTAA
- a CDS encoding thiamine pyrophosphate-dependent dehydrogenase E1 component subunit alpha encodes MVSSNSNATPEIIGKALYRTMVRIRAFENAAEAASQGGVSAYGQQAAGSAKVRGPLHLSTGQEAVPAGVCAHLRVSDYLTSTHRGHGHTLAKGADLVRMMCELFGKATGFNGGKGGSMHIADFSVGMLGANGVVAAGLPIAVGAAHAQKVLKKNGDITVCFFGDGAINRGPFLEALNWARVYDLPVLFVCEDNRWSATTASGPMTAGEGASARAASMDIAATQVDGNDVFAVHETAARLVREVRDGGGPRLLHALTYRVKGHVSVDLAAYRDPAELAAALETDPIARARGHLLSHGVSAATLDAIENAARDEVDTALAIADAAPWPDATAAFSDVQNIGAGQWH; translated from the coding sequence ATGGTTTCGAGCAATTCAAACGCCACGCCAGAAATCATCGGCAAGGCGCTGTACCGCACCATGGTCCGCATCCGGGCCTTCGAGAACGCCGCCGAAGCGGCGAGCCAGGGTGGCGTGAGCGCCTATGGCCAGCAGGCCGCCGGTTCCGCCAAGGTGCGCGGGCCGCTGCATCTTTCAACCGGACAAGAGGCGGTGCCGGCAGGCGTGTGCGCCCATCTGCGCGTGAGCGATTACCTCACCTCCACGCACCGCGGCCACGGCCACACGCTGGCGAAGGGCGCTGACCTGGTCCGCATGATGTGCGAGCTGTTCGGCAAGGCCACGGGCTTCAACGGCGGCAAGGGCGGCTCGATGCACATTGCGGACTTTTCGGTCGGCATGCTCGGCGCCAACGGCGTGGTGGCGGCCGGCCTGCCGATTGCCGTGGGCGCCGCACATGCGCAAAAGGTGCTCAAGAAAAACGGTGACATCACGGTCTGCTTTTTCGGCGACGGCGCAATCAACCGCGGCCCCTTTCTCGAGGCGCTGAACTGGGCGCGCGTGTACGACCTGCCGGTGCTCTTCGTCTGCGAGGACAACCGCTGGAGCGCCACCACCGCAAGCGGGCCGATGACGGCGGGCGAGGGTGCATCGGCGCGTGCTGCCTCCATGGACATTGCAGCTACGCAGGTCGATGGCAACGATGTGTTCGCGGTGCATGAAACCGCTGCGCGACTGGTGCGCGAAGTGCGCGACGGCGGCGGGCCGCGCCTGCTGCATGCGCTGACTTACCGGGTGAAGGGGCATGTCTCGGTCGACTTGGCGGCGTACCGCGATCCGGCCGAACTCGCGGCGGCGCTCGAAACCGATCCGATTGCACGGGCACGCGGACACCTGTTGTCGCACGGCGTCAGCGCTGCCACGCTCGACGCGATTGAAAACGCTGCCCGCGATGAAGTCGATACCGCCCTGGCCATTGCCGATGCGGCACCCTGGCCCGACGCCACCGCCGCTTTCAGCGACGTGCAGAACATCGGAGCCGGCCAATGGCACTGA
- a CDS encoding alpha-ketoacid dehydrogenase subunit beta: MALNKDLSYSEAAVLAVQREMEADARVVVLGEDVGRGGIFGQYKGLQQTFGAERVIDTPISEAAIMGAGVGMALAGLRPVVEMRVVDFALCGMDELVNQAAKNRFMFGGQGRVPLVARMPGGIWDASAAQHSQSLEAWFAHLPGVVVVSPSTPQDNYSLLRAALQCGDPVVYIEHKTLWGLRGNVDEDMAVPLGKARRVREGNAITIVSWSKQVQACTAACDALSAEGIEADLIDLRTLWPWDRETVLASCARTQRLLVMHEAVQVAGFGAEIAASAAEATGCRVARLGAPRIPVGYAPVLEAQSRVDAEAVVAAAKKLLG; the protein is encoded by the coding sequence ATGGCACTGAACAAGGATTTGAGCTACTCCGAAGCCGCGGTGCTCGCGGTTCAACGCGAAATGGAAGCCGATGCACGCGTGGTGGTGCTCGGCGAAGACGTGGGCCGCGGCGGCATCTTCGGCCAGTACAAGGGGCTGCAGCAGACCTTCGGCGCCGAGCGTGTGATCGACACGCCGATCAGCGAGGCCGCGATCATGGGTGCCGGCGTGGGCATGGCACTCGCAGGCCTGCGCCCGGTGGTCGAGATGCGCGTGGTCGACTTTGCGCTGTGCGGCATGGATGAGCTGGTGAACCAGGCTGCCAAGAACCGCTTCATGTTCGGCGGACAGGGCCGGGTGCCGCTGGTGGCGCGCATGCCGGGCGGCATCTGGGACGCTTCGGCCGCGCAGCATTCGCAGTCGCTCGAAGCGTGGTTCGCGCACCTGCCGGGCGTGGTGGTGGTCAGCCCTTCGACGCCGCAGGACAACTACAGCCTGCTGCGCGCCGCCCTGCAGTGCGGCGATCCGGTGGTCTACATCGAGCACAAGACGCTGTGGGGCCTGCGCGGTAACGTGGACGAAGACATGGCCGTGCCGCTTGGCAAGGCGCGGCGCGTACGCGAAGGCAACGCGATCACGATCGTGAGCTGGAGCAAGCAGGTGCAGGCATGCACAGCCGCCTGCGATGCGCTCTCGGCCGAAGGCATCGAGGCCGACCTGATCGACCTGCGCACGCTCTGGCCGTGGGACCGCGAGACGGTGCTTGCTTCTTGCGCGCGCACGCAGCGGCTGCTGGTGATGCACGAGGCGGTGCAGGTGGCCGGCTTCGGTGCCGAGATTGCGGCCAGCGCCGCCGAAGCCACCGGGTGCCGCGTGGCGCGGCTCGGCGCGCCGCGCATTCCGGTCGGCTATGCGCCGGTGCTCGAAGCGCAATCGCGCGTCGACGCCGAAGCCGTGGTGGCGGCCGCGAAAAAACTGCTGGGCTGA
- a CDS encoding SDR family oxidoreductase: MAGKVAFITGGSRGIGAAIVRRLVRDGAAVAFSYASSSAPAEELARSIEAEGGRALALKIDSADAAALTAGIDEAARTFGKIDVLVNNAGVFLGGSLDDFSLEDFDKTLDINVRAVFVAAKAASRHMGEGGRIINIGSTNAERMPWPGGSAYAMSKSALKGLVQGLARDLGPRGITVNNVQPGPVNTDMNPVDGPNAAAMHGLMALARHAHPEEIAGMVAYLASPEAGFVTGASLNIDGGFAA, encoded by the coding sequence CTGGCCGGCAAGGTCGCTTTCATCACCGGCGGTTCGCGCGGAATCGGCGCCGCCATCGTGCGCCGCCTGGTTCGCGACGGCGCCGCAGTGGCCTTCAGCTACGCCAGCTCCAGCGCTCCGGCCGAAGAACTCGCGCGCAGCATCGAAGCCGAAGGCGGCCGCGCACTGGCGCTGAAGATCGACAGCGCCGATGCCGCCGCGCTCACCGCCGGTATCGACGAAGCGGCCCGCACGTTCGGCAAGATCGACGTGCTGGTGAACAACGCCGGCGTGTTCCTCGGCGGCAGCCTCGACGACTTTTCGCTCGAGGACTTCGACAAGACGCTCGACATCAACGTGCGCGCCGTGTTCGTCGCGGCCAAGGCGGCTTCGCGCCACATGGGCGAAGGCGGCCGCATCATCAACATCGGCAGCACCAACGCCGAGCGCATGCCCTGGCCCGGCGGCAGCGCCTATGCCATGAGCAAGTCGGCGCTGAAAGGGCTGGTGCAGGGCCTCGCGCGCGACCTTGGCCCGCGCGGCATCACGGTCAACAACGTGCAGCCCGGCCCGGTCAACACCGACATGAACCCGGTCGACGGCCCGAACGCCGCCGCCATGCACGGCCTGATGGCGCTCGCCCGCCATGCGCATCCCGAAGAAATTGCAGGCATGGTGGCGTACCTGGCCAGCCCCGAGGCCGGTTTTGTGACGGGCGCGAGCCTGAACATCGACGGCGGCTTCGCGGCCTGA